In one Lolium rigidum isolate FL_2022 chromosome 3, APGP_CSIRO_Lrig_0.1, whole genome shotgun sequence genomic region, the following are encoded:
- the LOC124696143 gene encoding homeobox-leucine zipper protein HOX12-like, producing MMSPMEEEMLLLPSFAFPECFPADAAAPGSGGEQKKAGRQRRRRKASAGDGDDAMAKKRKLNDEQAQFLEMSFRKERKLETSRKVQLAAELGLDTKQVAVWFQNRRARYKSKLIEEEFSKLRAAHDSVVVHNCHLEAELHRLKERLAETEEEKSKIMAAAAATAGGGGSSPSSSSFSTVTDHAAMVDQFEMEGAEANFAYMSDYTYNNYLMDLAAGGYLGCVYDQFS from the exons ATGATGAGTCCCATGGAGGAAGAGATGCTGTTGCTCCCTTCGTTCGCCTTCCCGGAGTGTTTTCCGGCCGACGCCGCTGCACCAGGCTCCG GCGGCGAGCAAAAGAAAGCCGgccggcagcggcggaggcggaAGGCGTCCGCAGGCGATGGCGACGACGCGATGGCAAAGAAGCGGAAGCTGAACGACGAGCAGGCGCAGTTCCTTGAGATGAGCTTCCGGAAGGAGCGCAAGCTGGAGACGTCGCGCAAGGTGCAGCTCGCCGCCGAGCTTGGCCTCGACACCAAGCAGGTGGCCGTGTGGTTCCAGAACCGCCGCGCCCGGTACAAGAGCAAGCTCATCGAGGAGGAGTTCTCCAAGCTGCGTGCCGCCCACGACTCCGTCGTCGTCCACAACTGCCACCTCGAGGCCGAG CTACATAGGCTCAAAGAAAGGTTGGCTGAGACAGAGGAGGAGAAGAGCAAgatcatggcggcggcggcggccacagcAGGAGGTGGGGGCAGCAGCCCGAGCTCGTCGTCCTTCTCCACGGTGACGGACCACGCGGCCATGGTGGACCAGTTCGAGATGGAGGGTGCGGAGGCCAACTTCGCCTACATGAGCGACTACACCTACAACAACTACTTGATGGACTTGGCGGCCGGCGGCTACCTCGGATGCGTCTACGATCAATTCAGCTGA